Within Syngnathus scovelli strain Florida chromosome 22, RoL_Ssco_1.2, whole genome shotgun sequence, the genomic segment TGACCACACGCTTTACATGGGACACAGTTGGTTAAAACAGCAACTTtcaaaaaaaggggggaaacgGTCTGATTACTTAAGGCAGACTTTTTAATAAGgcgattaaaaataataataacgttCATTGCTGTAAGATCTCGAAAAGGAGTTAGTCCAAAGTGTCTCAGTGTGGCTTTGCATGAAGACATCATCCTGAGTGCAGCGTGTGAGAGGGGACTCCAAGAATCGTCCGACGTTAGGTGTCGTAATGTGCATGAAGGCGCGTGTTGattgtatgtgtgtttgtgtgtcggtCTGGATATGCTTTGGGGTTCCATGCGCTGCTAGGCTGGGTGCTCCTGGAAGTCCTTGTACCACACAACTCTTTTTGGATCTGAGAAGAAGACAGAAAGAACCTTTTAAAATTCAGTTAGCATTTGATAGGTGTTGTGATCAACTTAATGGTCAAGTCAACGTACCTTTTTTCTGTTGGTTACAGATTGCATTCCATTCTGcagagaaacaaacaaaaaaaaaaaggttacaaAACTAAATACTTGTAACTATTTGATAACGATTAAAATTTGGTCCATTACCTCTATTGTGGAAGTTCAGAGCCTCCACGAGGTGGCGACAACTGAGTAGCATCTCCCCATTGTGCTCGTCCAGCTCCGAGTGTGTAGCCGAGGCGGTGGAGGTAGTGAAGGGTCTGGGGGTTTCTTCAGGGGGATGGATTACGAGTGGCGGTTCTACTGGCGCTTGCGTGTCTGTAGGTTGAGGTGCGGGGGAGTCGGGGGCAACGGGATGAGGGTTGGCGCCCTCTGCGACAGGTCTGGTCTCGCTGATGAAACTGAGCCCCCATTGGTTTTGGAGCAGGACGCCGATGGCGGGGCGGTCGTCCTCCAGAATGCCGCTCGCCGTTTTGGCTTTCACCTTGGAGGCGTAGCTGACGGCGGGCTGCAGCTTGGCGGGGCTGTCCTGCACCGGGAAGGCAGGCGGGGGCTTGAGGAGCGACAGACTGTCCTCCACCCACCTCTCCTTCTGGTTCACCTTTTGCGAGCGGCTGAACCCCTTCTGGCTGACCTCTCGGCGAAGGCTGCGGCCTTTGTGCTGCTGCAGGCCTTTGCGCTCCTTTTCCTTGCGGAAGCCAAAGGCGTGCACGTGGCCCGGTCCGTTCAGGTCCGAGTCGGGGGAGAGATGCCGGGACTCTCCTCCAGAGATGCAgcctccgcctcctcccccGCCGCAGTTGCCGGAACCGGGTGACAGGCGGCGGTTTCGGATGTGTGGCTCTGGGTTGGTGGTCGCAACGAGGACTGCTGGGTCGCACAAGGGATCGGACTCGCAAACGATATTACTGGCTTCCCATGTACCTGAAAGAACACAGCCATATAACGAAATGGGTTGGATTAGTACAGAGGAGATCCGGGTAGTGAACAGatcattatttgtatggatcaAATAAAGACAAGATTGTTTGATTGCCTTTATTCAAGCCACTATTTGAACGGGTGATGTCACCCAATGGCgctttagaaagaaaaaaaaaatccgagtGAGGTCACAAGAGAACTGACGGTAAAACACTGGCCTGGTTTCAAGTTAAGCTCCACAAACAAATAAGGGGTGGAGGAGGCTCAACTGAACGCAGACTCCGACCGAACATTCGAGAACTCCCAAGTGAAAAAGTAGCAGGTTGAGACGGCGCCGAGGTTGCTAATCCCCCAAGACAGACGCTTGTTAGCGAACCTTCATTAGCAGGGTCACGATATGGAAGAATCACGCGACGTTCAAAACCCCGAAGTTTCGATCGGCGATCTTCCGAAGAAATGAAAGCGTGCGCTAAGCTAGCCGCGCTCGACAAAGTTTCGTAACCCATTCAATGCAAAGCGGGGAGTCGCCAGCCAGCGAGGCTCTTTGAGGTAGCGGCGTTAGCCATGTCGGCGAGCGCCTAAAATAACGCTTCGAATGACTTCAATCCTTCAAATATATCGACGAGTC encodes:
- the si:ch211-214j24.10 gene encoding uncharacterized protein si:ch211-214j24.10; the protein is MHIKTGTWEASNIVCESDPLCDPAVLVATTNPEPHIRNRRLSPGSGNCGGGGGGGCISGGESRHLSPDSDLNGPGHVHAFGFRKEKERKGLQQHKGRSLRREVSQKGFSRSQKVNQKERWVEDSLSLLKPPPAFPVQDSPAKLQPAVSYASKVKAKTASGILEDDRPAIGVLLQNQWGLSFISETRPVAEGANPHPVAPDSPAPQPTDTQAPVEPPLVIHPPEETPRPFTTSTASATHSELDEHNGEMLLSCRHLVEALNFHNREWNAICNQQKKDPKRVVWYKDFQEHPA